A stretch of the Sphingomonas sp. CL5.1 genome encodes the following:
- a CDS encoding MFS transporter, translating into MANNVPKFGEIYGRGKYRWVICLLLFLATAINYIDRQMIGILKPTLQTELSWNDKDFAGIIFWFQAAYTVGYIGFGRLVDRIGAKVGYAAAFVIWTLAHILHGAAGSVAGFSAARVLLGLGESGNFPAGLKAIADWFPPRERALATGIFNAGANVGAIVTPFLVPILVVTYGWRAAFVITGIASLAWLVAWFVMYRLPPDAAARAAITAQQPSPRYATLLRQRETWAFAIAKLLTDPIWWLFLFWLPDFLSRRHGLDLLSFGPPLLVIYLMSDLGSVAGGWVSSTLMRRGAPVNRARKIAMLICALAITPIFFAQYIDSLWGAVAIISVAAAGHQAWSANLFTLPSDMFPRGAIGTVIGLGGAAGGIGGMMIATYTGFVLSTFGNYGPIFVVAGSVYLIALLIIHLLVPTISANRSLAGE; encoded by the coding sequence GTGGCAAATAATGTTCCAAAATTCGGCGAAATATACGGCAGAGGGAAATACCGTTGGGTGATTTGTTTGTTGCTGTTCCTCGCGACAGCTATCAATTATATTGATAGGCAAATGATCGGTATTCTAAAGCCGACATTGCAAACGGAATTATCCTGGAATGATAAAGATTTCGCGGGAATTATCTTCTGGTTCCAAGCGGCCTATACCGTGGGTTATATCGGCTTCGGAAGACTGGTGGATCGCATCGGCGCCAAGGTCGGGTACGCCGCCGCTTTCGTAATCTGGACGCTGGCGCACATCCTCCACGGCGCCGCGGGTTCGGTGGCCGGCTTCAGTGCTGCGCGCGTCTTGCTGGGGCTTGGAGAATCGGGCAATTTTCCAGCCGGCCTAAAGGCGATCGCAGATTGGTTTCCTCCGCGCGAGCGCGCCCTCGCGACTGGCATCTTCAATGCCGGCGCCAATGTAGGCGCTATCGTGACACCGTTTCTTGTGCCGATACTCGTCGTCACCTACGGCTGGAGGGCGGCATTCGTCATAACGGGAATTGCCAGCTTGGCCTGGCTCGTGGCGTGGTTCGTGATGTATCGGCTTCCACCCGATGCGGCCGCGCGCGCAGCAATCACCGCGCAACAGCCTTCGCCGCGCTATGCCACTTTACTGAGGCAGCGTGAGACCTGGGCCTTCGCTATCGCCAAGCTGCTGACCGACCCGATCTGGTGGCTTTTTCTGTTCTGGCTGCCGGATTTCCTGTCACGCCGTCACGGCCTGGACTTGCTGAGCTTCGGCCCTCCGCTGCTCGTTATTTACCTGATGTCGGACCTGGGCAGCGTCGCAGGCGGCTGGGTCTCGTCGACGCTCATGCGTAGAGGAGCACCGGTCAATCGTGCGCGCAAGATCGCAATGCTGATCTGCGCGCTCGCGATCACGCCGATCTTCTTCGCGCAATATATCGACAGTCTTTGGGGTGCCGTCGCCATCATCAGCGTCGCGGCCGCCGGCCACCAAGCCTGGTCGGCCAATCTGTTCACCCTGCCCTCGGACATGTTCCCGCGGGGCGCGATCGGCACGGTCATCGGTCTGGGCGGTGCCGCAGGCGGCATCGGCGGAATGATGATCGCAACCTATACGGGTTTCGTCCTGAGTACTTTCGGGAACTACGGACCGATCTTTGTCGTCGCCGGGAGCGTCTATCTCATCGCCCTGCTGATCATTCACCTGCTCGTGCCGACGATCAGCGCCAACAGGTCCCTGGCAGGTGAATAA
- a CDS encoding S9 family peptidase — MNGKFGLLAAVLPFLLAVPAESTTASAPSESQADYKAFITALDSIARQSLNARAETVKAIDSAEKARARQEAVRMRLLALMGGLPDRKAPLNAIVTGRFEGPGLRGENIVFESLPGLKVAANFYRPADNRRVPVVLALPGHSENGKEWLAPFAVEMVGRGFAVLAIDFVGEGERLQYPDGKGGSVVGKPTLEHSMDAFPVMLLGDNLARYFINDAMRALDYLGTRDDIDPERMATYGCSGGGTIAGYLAALDSRVKAAAVACWVTDYESSIPLIGPQEAEQSIQRFVVEGFDLPDWVELAAPKPYAIVSTTEDFFPIQGAAAAYVEARQFWSLLGKPDSLQWIVGPGPHGNVIPLHDEIGEFFAGAFNVPPKAGGASADPVGPAAPRQVTPTGQVTGKIGDVTIQSINRERLRAVGFDPRVFDDGKNVARLRDRIRNLAGIEVRDRSATVPKVQLADPSASYGVERIRFASRLGEFPALKAAPASGPGPGSRAVILIGDAKVEEQMPRVKELAQAGWTVLALQARGADNPEANRSGLAGGKNILALRAILVGKTLPGITAEDILQTVDWLASQGHREVRIMASGAATVAALHAAVLDDRVSALSLENGLVSWRAAVTAPIQKNLAEVTVPGALRFYDIPVLVKAVFPRSVEIKNPTDAGGNPISINEFRKFVGKIPNNIKIMP; from the coding sequence ATGAATGGAAAATTCGGGCTCCTGGCGGCCGTTCTGCCTTTCCTGCTGGCCGTGCCGGCCGAAAGCACGACTGCGTCCGCTCCTTCGGAATCACAAGCGGACTACAAGGCGTTTATAACCGCACTGGACAGCATTGCTCGCCAATCGCTGAACGCGCGCGCCGAAACCGTAAAGGCGATCGACAGCGCCGAGAAGGCACGTGCCCGACAAGAAGCGGTCCGCATGCGGCTTCTGGCGCTGATGGGTGGGCTGCCGGACCGAAAGGCACCGCTCAATGCGATCGTGACCGGTCGCTTCGAGGGCCCGGGGCTTCGCGGCGAGAATATCGTCTTCGAAAGCCTGCCCGGACTGAAAGTTGCTGCCAATTTCTACCGGCCTGCCGACAATCGGAGGGTTCCGGTCGTCCTGGCTCTCCCCGGGCATAGCGAAAACGGGAAGGAATGGCTGGCGCCCTTCGCCGTCGAAATGGTCGGCCGTGGCTTTGCGGTTTTGGCGATCGACTTTGTCGGCGAAGGCGAGCGGCTGCAGTATCCCGATGGAAAAGGCGGGTCGGTCGTCGGCAAGCCCACGCTCGAACACAGCATGGACGCTTTTCCGGTCATGCTGCTCGGGGACAACCTAGCCCGCTATTTCATCAACGACGCGATGCGGGCTCTCGATTATCTGGGCACGCGCGACGACATCGATCCGGAACGGATGGCGACCTACGGATGCTCGGGCGGCGGAACGATCGCAGGCTATCTCGCCGCCCTCGACAGCCGGGTCAAGGCGGCCGCGGTGGCCTGCTGGGTAACCGACTACGAAAGTTCGATTCCGCTCATCGGACCCCAGGAAGCCGAGCAGAGCATCCAGCGCTTCGTCGTCGAAGGGTTCGATCTTCCCGACTGGGTGGAGCTCGCAGCGCCCAAGCCCTATGCGATCGTGTCCACAACGGAGGACTTCTTTCCGATCCAGGGAGCCGCCGCGGCCTATGTCGAGGCGCGGCAATTCTGGTCGCTGCTGGGCAAACCGGATTCCTTGCAATGGATCGTAGGGCCGGGACCCCATGGCAATGTGATCCCCTTGCATGACGAAATCGGGGAGTTCTTCGCCGGCGCTTTCAATGTGCCGCCAAAGGCGGGAGGCGCTTCCGCTGATCCCGTCGGCCCCGCCGCCCCTCGTCAGGTCACCCCGACCGGGCAAGTCACGGGAAAGATCGGCGACGTCACGATTCAGTCGATCAATCGCGAGAGGCTGCGCGCCGTCGGTTTCGATCCCCGGGTTTTCGACGACGGCAAGAACGTCGCCAGGCTCAGGGACCGGATCCGAAACTTGGCGGGAATCGAGGTTCGCGACCGGAGCGCGACCGTGCCCAAGGTCCAACTCGCGGATCCGTCGGCGAGCTACGGCGTGGAGCGCATCCGTTTCGCGTCGCGTCTCGGCGAATTTCCGGCCTTGAAGGCAGCACCGGCATCCGGACCGGGACCGGGATCGAGAGCGGTGATCCTCATCGGCGATGCAAAGGTCGAGGAACAGATGCCGCGGGTCAAGGAGCTGGCCCAGGCCGGCTGGACGGTTCTCGCGCTGCAGGCCCGCGGCGCCGACAATCCAGAGGCGAACAGATCCGGCCTGGCCGGCGGGAAGAACATACTCGCCTTGCGCGCAATCCTCGTCGGCAAGACGCTGCCCGGAATCACGGCGGAAGACATCCTGCAGACGGTCGATTGGCTGGCCAGCCAGGGTCACCGCGAAGTGCGGATCATGGCAAGCGGCGCCGCCACCGTCGCCGCTCTGCACGCCGCCGTTTTGGACGACCGAGTCAGCGCCTTATCTCTAGAAAACGGATTGGTTTCCTGGCGCGCCGCGGTGACTGCGCCAATCCAGAAGAACTTGGCAGAAGTGACCGTTCCCGGAGCGCTCCGCTTCTACGATATTCCTGTGTTGGTGAAGGCCGTTTTTCCAAGATCTGTAGAAATAAAAAATCCTACAGATGCCGGCGGAAATCCCATTTCTATCAATGAATTTCGGAAATTCGTGGGAAAGATTCCGAATAACATCAAGATAATGCCATGA
- a CDS encoding Gfo/Idh/MocA family protein, whose protein sequence is MEGVLEDRQLELNRRGALKGIAAGTATLVAPTAYARIAKPKRYAIVGAGHRSRMYQDAIWGAHKATSHLVAVCDKNPGRAAYVQRRAADAGAAPPRTFLHTDFDKMLAETSPDVVIVTTPCAHHSEYIVRALDAGRDVVTEKAMTTTAEETQQVLDAARRNNRHVRVTFNYRYGPIRTQIKELLMSGAIGDVLSVDFHWLLDTVHGADYFRRWHSRKEISGGLMVHKATHHFDLVNWWLSAMPVRVDATGKREFYTPGMARRLGLSGYHERCRTCTEKAACSFYLDLAANPSLKALYLENEHYDGYFRDQCVWRPEIDIEDTMNVIVGYDSGATLSYSLNACNAWEGYSVAFNGTRGRLEHSLIERSFVTGTAPPPDDVKNASIRLYSLREGSREIEPRLGDGSGHAGGDSVMLADLFGEHQLDPTLRAADERAGAASCLIGIAANRCFTTGKPVLIDELVTGLRRPDLAPMPTRADRVPMPPRPTAS, encoded by the coding sequence ATGGAGGGGGTTTTGGAAGATCGTCAACTGGAACTGAACCGCAGGGGCGCCCTGAAAGGCATTGCGGCGGGGACCGCGACCCTCGTGGCTCCGACGGCATATGCTCGGATAGCCAAACCGAAACGGTACGCGATCGTGGGTGCCGGTCACCGCTCCCGCATGTATCAGGATGCGATCTGGGGTGCGCACAAGGCGACCAGTCACTTGGTGGCCGTGTGCGACAAGAATCCGGGCCGCGCTGCATATGTCCAGCGTCGTGCCGCAGACGCCGGCGCCGCTCCTCCGCGCACATTCCTGCATACCGACTTCGACAAGATGCTGGCCGAAACCAGCCCCGATGTCGTGATCGTCACTACGCCCTGCGCGCATCATTCCGAATATATCGTGCGCGCGCTCGATGCGGGCCGTGACGTGGTCACCGAAAAGGCGATGACGACGACGGCCGAGGAAACCCAGCAGGTCCTCGACGCGGCAAGGCGCAACAACCGCCACGTCCGGGTTACCTTCAATTACCGTTATGGCCCCATACGCACCCAGATAAAGGAACTGCTGATGTCTGGGGCGATCGGCGACGTCCTGTCGGTCGATTTCCACTGGCTGCTCGATACCGTGCATGGCGCGGATTATTTCCGCCGCTGGCACAGTCGCAAGGAAATTTCGGGCGGCTTGATGGTGCATAAGGCGACGCATCACTTCGATTTGGTAAACTGGTGGCTTTCGGCGATGCCGGTGCGCGTCGACGCGACCGGAAAGCGCGAATTCTACACGCCAGGAATGGCCCGCAGGCTGGGCCTTTCGGGGTATCACGAACGCTGCCGCACATGCACCGAAAAGGCGGCGTGCAGTTTCTACCTCGATCTGGCGGCCAACCCGTCGCTCAAGGCGCTCTATCTTGAGAACGAGCATTATGACGGCTATTTTCGGGACCAGTGCGTCTGGCGGCCCGAAATCGACATCGAAGACACGATGAATGTGATCGTCGGGTATGACAGCGGCGCGACGCTGTCCTATTCGCTCAACGCCTGCAATGCCTGGGAAGGCTATAGCGTCGCCTTCAACGGCACCCGCGGCAGGCTGGAGCACAGCCTGATCGAGCGTAGTTTCGTGACCGGCACTGCGCCGCCGCCGGACGATGTCAAAAATGCCAGCATACGCCTATACTCGCTTCGCGAGGGCTCGCGCGAAATCGAGCCGCGCTTGGGCGACGGCAGCGGTCATGCCGGGGGAGATTCCGTCATGCTTGCCGATCTCTTCGGCGAGCATCAGCTCGATCCCACTTTGCGAGCGGCGGACGAGCGAGCCGGTGCGGCATCATGCCTGATCGGCATCGCCGCCAACCGCTGCTTCACAACCGGCAAGCCGGTCTTGATCGATGAGCTGGTCACTGGCCTCCGCCGGCCCGACCTGGCGCCGATGCCCACCCGCGCAGATCGCGTGCCGATGCCGCCGCGACCAACCGCAAGCTGA
- a CDS encoding TonB-dependent receptor, with protein sequence MLKKVRWARRSTCRTARPFDYSDHLVLAGSAQAGYNDLAEKVDPRLAGLVSWKNADETFGVLVSAAYSQRRVVEQGHATVGWAPTGTSGGFNPASTLPGYTIGQINLLPVSNGSNWDSLIYQPRIPRFTNWQYDMKRLGLTGSAQWRPSDTTLLTVDGLYSQSKTQRNEDYLEAVFILPTATGKPETIIRDGMVNEKNSLVYGVFDNVDLFVESRRDRYQTKFQQYNATLEQEFSDRFHATLFGGYAKSVFEVPVQTTITLNTDNVDGYSWDYRDNDRSPAINLGFDPSNPANWKVVNGQSAITIARQDVSNSYRTLKLNGQWEVADGLKFSFGGEYRRFKYSSQSFGRRVSDQQSITLTPDQIAANTTIRNGLTGDPKYGSFVIPDFDKFAETFNIYCNCVQTINGQNVDLRIGGLENPNTRSAWVDVTETEKAAFFQAQFNVPLGDMTLRGDAGIRYVATNQVTVGYTASNASIERLVVDRDYDHWLPSLNLALDVTPKLIFRFSTAKAISRPGLGALSPGGAFMARVQGRSFSTGNPFLDPTAATNIDLSAELYFARGSLLSIGLFQKKISTLSGTAVTDEVPFTALGLPLSLLDGTGVLPTDLFVYSRTVNGEGGTLKGLEINYQHQLRFLPSFLSNLGVLANYTYVKANITYPGPGGSAPLVGPLTNLSKESANATLFYEDKSLSIRGSVAYRSGYITAFGGGVSDSATERGVNSTLNFDASASYKITDNITLTLEALNLTNEPQDQYVDEDNRVLTHHQTGRQVYAGVRVRF encoded by the coding sequence ATGTTGAAGAAGGTTCGTTGGGCGCGACGATCGACCTGCAGGACCGCCCGTCCTTTCGATTATTCGGATCACCTTGTATTGGCCGGTTCGGCCCAAGCCGGATACAACGATCTTGCCGAAAAAGTGGACCCGCGCCTGGCAGGTCTCGTGAGTTGGAAGAATGCCGACGAAACCTTTGGCGTTCTAGTGTCGGCAGCTTACTCGCAGCGTCGCGTGGTAGAACAAGGCCACGCTACCGTGGGGTGGGCCCCGACCGGTACGAGTGGCGGCTTCAATCCGGCATCCACGCTTCCCGGCTACACGATCGGCCAGATCAATCTTCTTCCGGTGAGCAATGGCAGCAATTGGGACAGCCTTATCTATCAGCCACGAATTCCCCGATTTACCAATTGGCAGTATGATATGAAGCGCCTCGGGCTTACTGGATCGGCTCAATGGCGCCCGAGCGACACGACGTTGCTCACCGTCGATGGGCTCTATTCGCAATCGAAGACACAGCGAAACGAAGATTACCTGGAAGCGGTGTTCATCCTTCCCACGGCAACCGGCAAGCCCGAAACCATCATCCGGGACGGCATGGTGAATGAAAAAAACAGCCTAGTATATGGCGTGTTCGACAACGTTGATCTGTTCGTAGAATCACGCCGCGATCGCTACCAGACCAAGTTCCAGCAGTACAATGCCACTCTCGAGCAGGAATTTTCTGACCGGTTTCACGCCACCCTCTTTGGTGGCTATGCGAAATCGGTGTTCGAGGTGCCGGTTCAGACAACGATTACACTCAATACCGACAACGTCGATGGATATTCCTGGGATTATCGCGATAACGACCGTAGCCCGGCCATCAACTTGGGCTTCGATCCTTCCAATCCGGCCAACTGGAAGGTCGTCAATGGTCAATCGGCCATCACCATAGCGCGGCAGGATGTCTCCAACAGCTATCGCACGCTAAAACTGAACGGCCAATGGGAAGTGGCCGATGGACTCAAGTTCAGTTTCGGAGGGGAATATCGTCGATTCAAATATAGCTCGCAGAGTTTCGGGCGTCGGGTATCTGATCAGCAATCGATAACACTTACGCCGGATCAGATTGCAGCGAACACGACGATCAGAAATGGACTGACTGGCGATCCAAAGTATGGTAGTTTCGTGATCCCCGATTTTGATAAATTTGCCGAGACGTTCAACATATATTGCAATTGTGTCCAGACGATAAATGGCCAGAACGTTGATCTTCGGATCGGGGGATTGGAGAATCCGAATACGCGTAGCGCTTGGGTGGACGTGACCGAGACCGAAAAGGCCGCCTTTTTCCAAGCGCAATTCAATGTGCCTTTGGGCGATATGACGCTTCGCGGCGACGCGGGCATCCGCTACGTCGCTACGAACCAGGTGACGGTCGGCTATACGGCGTCCAACGCTTCGATCGAGCGGCTCGTAGTTGATCGCGATTACGATCATTGGTTGCCGTCGCTCAATCTAGCGCTCGACGTCACTCCGAAGTTGATCTTCCGCTTCTCCACGGCCAAGGCGATCAGCAGGCCGGGCCTTGGCGCTCTGTCTCCAGGCGGCGCTTTCATGGCACGGGTGCAGGGCCGTAGTTTCTCGACCGGAAACCCTTTCCTCGATCCCACTGCGGCCACGAACATCGATCTGTCCGCTGAATTGTACTTCGCGCGCGGATCGTTGCTCTCGATAGGACTGTTTCAGAAGAAGATCAGCACGCTTTCCGGCACGGCGGTTACAGACGAGGTGCCGTTTACGGCATTGGGGCTGCCGCTCAGCTTGCTCGACGGCACCGGCGTGCTGCCGACCGATCTCTTTGTCTACAGCCGCACCGTGAACGGAGAGGGAGGTACGCTGAAGGGTCTGGAAATAAACTATCAACACCAGCTAAGATTTCTGCCCAGCTTCCTGAGCAATTTGGGCGTCCTGGCGAATTACACCTACGTCAAAGCCAATATCACCTATCCAGGCCCGGGTGGCAGTGCGCCGCTGGTGGGACCCCTCACGAACCTCTCGAAAGAATCTGCGAACGCTACGCTCTTTTATGAGGACAAAAGCCTCAGCATTCGTGGGTCGGTGGCATATCGGTCGGGTTACATTACGGCATTCGGCGGCGGTGTCAGCGACAGCGCCACCGAACGCGGCGTGAACTCCACGCTCAATTTCGATGCGTCGGCTTCTTACAAAATCACGGACAATATCACCCTGACGCTCGAAGCGCTCAACCTCACCAACGAACCGCAGGATCAGTATGTCGATGAGGATAACCGGGTTCTGACCCATCACCAAACTGGCCGTCAGGTCTATGCGGGAGTGAGAGTGCGGTTCTGA
- a CDS encoding glycoside hydrolase family 28 protein, producing MSRGMSGDHRSAPGDGFSATRRDLLRLGTFAAAAVAGRLISPGQAVAARPVRGQGGFAPPPGGGGFSARGWEDCPSILARIQVPIFPTRDFPITRFGARGNGRSDATSAIAAAIDACSHAGGGRVVVPAGDFLTAAIHLKSNVNLHLADGATLKFVTDPGRYPLVLTRWEGVECMNYSPFIYAFEQQNVAVTGRGTLDGQASLQNWWAWKSAAEAAAADNGNRAGSQGGRQGPDQKALDAMGETGVPVERRVFGPGHFLRPNFIQTYRCRNVLIEGVRIINSPMWEIHPVLSTNVTVRGVSIVSHGPNNDGCDPESCSDVLIEDCSFDTGDDCIAIKSGKNNDGRRVNVPCENIVVRNCRMKDGHGGVVLGSECSGDIRNVFVENCDMDSPNLERMLRFKNNAVRGGVLENVFARSIKVGRVAEAILTIDFLYDEGTAGSHTPVVRNVQMDGITSTSSPRVMYVVSFPGAVIDAISFANCLFSGVDATEVLNTSGRVSFRNVKIEPKEKPYSLSTRKNPS from the coding sequence TTGAGCCGCGGCATGTCCGGCGACCATCGTTCCGCACCGGGGGATGGTTTCTCCGCCACAAGGCGCGATCTTCTCCGCTTGGGAACCTTCGCTGCCGCCGCGGTGGCGGGTCGTCTGATATCTCCGGGACAGGCCGTTGCCGCGCGCCCGGTCCGAGGGCAAGGCGGCTTTGCGCCACCGCCGGGCGGCGGTGGCTTCTCCGCTCGCGGCTGGGAGGATTGCCCGTCGATCCTAGCCCGGATCCAGGTGCCGATCTTCCCGACGAGGGATTTTCCCATCACGCGCTTTGGCGCTCGCGGAAACGGCCGGAGCGATGCCACGTCTGCAATCGCCGCCGCGATCGATGCATGCAGCCACGCCGGCGGCGGACGCGTGGTGGTTCCCGCCGGCGACTTTCTCACTGCCGCGATCCATCTCAAGAGCAACGTCAATCTGCACCTCGCCGACGGCGCCACGTTGAAATTCGTCACCGATCCCGGCCGCTACCCGCTCGTCCTCACGCGCTGGGAGGGGGTGGAGTGCATGAACTATTCGCCGTTCATCTATGCTTTCGAGCAGCAGAATGTCGCCGTGACCGGCAGGGGCACGCTCGACGGGCAGGCGTCGCTTCAAAACTGGTGGGCCTGGAAGAGCGCTGCCGAGGCCGCGGCCGCCGACAACGGAAATCGGGCCGGTTCCCAGGGAGGTCGGCAAGGACCAGATCAGAAGGCGCTCGATGCGATGGGCGAAACGGGCGTGCCGGTCGAGCGCAGGGTGTTCGGCCCCGGCCACTTTCTCCGCCCTAACTTCATCCAGACCTACCGCTGCCGCAACGTCTTGATCGAAGGTGTGCGCATCATCAATTCCCCGATGTGGGAAATCCATCCCGTGCTCAGCACCAACGTCACCGTCCGCGGCGTCAGTATCGTCTCTCACGGGCCGAACAACGACGGTTGCGATCCGGAGAGCTGTTCCGACGTCCTGATCGAGGACTGTTCATTCGACACCGGCGACGACTGCATCGCAATCAAGTCGGGCAAGAACAACGACGGCCGTCGCGTAAACGTGCCTTGCGAGAACATAGTCGTGCGAAATTGCCGCATGAAGGACGGCCATGGCGGCGTGGTTCTCGGCAGTGAATGTTCGGGCGACATCCGCAACGTCTTCGTTGAAAATTGCGACATGGACAGCCCGAATCTCGAACGCATGCTGCGCTTCAAGAACAATGCGGTGCGAGGAGGAGTTCTCGAAAACGTCTTTGCTCGCAGCATCAAGGTCGGGCGTGTCGCCGAGGCGATATTGACGATCGATTTCCTTTACGACGAAGGGACGGCTGGTTCGCACACGCCCGTCGTTCGCAATGTACAGATGGACGGCATCACCAGCACGTCCAGTCCGCGCGTCATGTACGTCGTTTCTTTTCCCGGTGCGGTCATCGATGCAATTAGCTTTGCTAACTGTTTATTTTCAGGCGTGGATGCAACGGAAGTTCTGAACACGTCCGGCAGGGTATCCTTTCGAAACGTGAAGATAGAACCCAAAGAAAAGCCGTACAGTCTAAGTACACGGAAGAATCCATCCTAG
- a CDS encoding pectinesterase family protein, protein MTGFTIGIRKSIWSLLLIFALSSFVTAKSQATEVSLFPANGATGVNPDTHLVLTFSVPPTLGKSGQIRIYDAADNRLVDSLDISIPAGLDATWQGQTRPSVAPQGPYQTTTIGGMAGLHFHPVIIHGNIATIYPHNNRLRYNRTYIVQIDQGVLVAGNARFAGIQGNNNWTFKVKQAPPSDNATRIVVAADGSGDFNTVQGALDFVPDNPPSRVTIFIKNGDYEEIVYFRNKSKLTIRGQDREKVRVGYGNSSLFNPPSNPPVARDAFTVAASTEIHLTNFTISNYLSGQAGALYISGDKNILSRMNIIRSGDTLQVQGRLYVVDSKIVGEGDSIIGKGPLFCNKCEISSWGSYAWPRNPQENHGFVFLDSLFETPDGPSPLGPLAGPPLLARSPNNHGIDYLYAEMVLINSRLKGILPVGWGEMASDTKNVHLWEYNSRSLVDAKPIDGNMRHPASKQLTMERDALTIANYSNPTYVLGGWTPELDQ, encoded by the coding sequence GTGACGGGATTTACGATAGGAATTAGAAAATCGATTTGGTCACTTCTCCTGATTTTTGCGCTATCGAGTTTTGTGACTGCAAAGTCTCAAGCCACGGAGGTCAGCCTCTTTCCGGCGAACGGAGCAACCGGCGTAAATCCAGATACGCATCTTGTCTTGACCTTCTCCGTGCCGCCCACATTGGGAAAGTCCGGGCAGATCAGGATCTATGATGCCGCGGACAATCGGTTGGTGGACAGCCTGGACATCAGTATCCCAGCCGGTCTGGACGCTACCTGGCAAGGGCAGACTCGTCCCTCAGTTGCGCCGCAGGGGCCCTATCAGACGACCACGATCGGCGGAATGGCCGGCCTTCACTTCCATCCGGTGATTATTCATGGAAACATTGCCACGATCTATCCGCACAATAATCGGCTGCGGTATAATCGCACGTATATCGTTCAAATCGATCAGGGCGTGCTTGTCGCCGGAAACGCTCGGTTTGCCGGCATTCAAGGCAACAATAACTGGACCTTCAAAGTCAAGCAGGCACCGCCTTCCGACAATGCGACCCGGATCGTGGTGGCTGCCGACGGCTCCGGCGATTTCAATACAGTGCAAGGAGCCTTGGATTTTGTTCCCGACAATCCCCCGAGCCGTGTGACCATATTTATCAAGAATGGGGATTATGAGGAGATAGTGTACTTCCGCAACAAATCCAAACTCACCATCCGAGGTCAGGACCGGGAGAAGGTGCGGGTGGGGTATGGAAATAGCAGCCTGTTCAATCCGCCATCGAATCCGCCTGTGGCGCGGGATGCCTTCACCGTCGCCGCATCGACGGAGATACATCTAACCAATTTTACGATCAGTAACTATCTTAGCGGACAGGCCGGCGCATTGTACATCTCCGGCGATAAAAACATTCTTAGCCGCATGAACATAATTCGTTCCGGAGACACTCTGCAGGTGCAAGGGCGTCTCTATGTCGTGGATTCGAAGATTGTCGGGGAGGGGGATTCTATCATCGGAAAAGGGCCCTTATTTTGCAACAAATGTGAAATATCTTCCTGGGGTTCCTATGCTTGGCCTCGCAACCCTCAAGAAAATCATGGCTTCGTCTTCCTGGATTCCCTATTCGAAACTCCCGATGGTCCGAGCCCGCTTGGCCCCTTGGCTGGGCCGCCCCTGCTGGCGCGTTCCCCCAACAATCATGGTATCGATTATCTCTACGCCGAGATGGTGTTGATCAATTCCCGCCTCAAGGGAATACTCCCCGTGGGCTGGGGTGAGATGGCCAGCGACACGAAAAACGTGCACCTCTGGGAATACAATAGCAGGAGCCTTGTCGATGCTAAGCCCATCGACGGTAACATGCGACATCCCGCGTCGAAGCAGCTGACAATGGAACGGGACGCCTTGACCATCGCAAACTACAGCAACCCGACCTATGTGCTGGGCGGATGGACGCCAGAGTTGGATCAATGA